In one Mastacembelus armatus chromosome 19, fMasArm1.2, whole genome shotgun sequence genomic region, the following are encoded:
- the timp2a gene encoding metalloproteinase inhibitor 2a: MPFSVNGILCTLALLVLWRAEELAEACSCAPVHPQQAFCNADVVIRAKVVGEREVDSGNDIYGNPIKRIQYDIKQIKMFKGPNQDIETVFTAPMSAVCGVTLDATGKKEYLISGKAEASGRMHVTLCDYIMPWDSLSTTQKKSLSQRYQMGCDCKIVRCPSLPCEISAPEECLWTDLMIEKQVHGRQANHYACVKRADGSCSWYRGVAPPKKEFLDAEDP, from the exons ATGCCGTTTTCCGTTAACGGCATCCTTTGCACGCTCGCGCTGCTGGTCCTGTGGCGGGCGGAGGAGCTCGCGGAAGCGTGCAGCTGCGCTCCGGTACATCCGCAACAGGCGTTTTGCAACGCCGACGTAG TGATTCGAGCAAAGgtggtgggagagagagaggtggattCTGGGAATGATATCTATGGGAACCCCATCAAGAGGATTCAGTATGATATCAAACAGATCAAG ATGTTCAAGGGACCTAACCAGGACATCGAGACTGTCTTCACTGCTCCTATGTCTGCTGTCTGTGGCGTTACCCTGGATGCCACTGGCAAGAAAGAGTACTTGATCTCAG GAAAGGCTGAGGCCAGCGGGCGCATGCACGTGACCCTGTGTGATTATATCATGCCCTGGGACTCCTTGAGCACCACCCAGAAGAAGAGCCTCAGCCAGCGCTACCAGATGGGCTGTGACTGCAAG ATTGTGCGCTGTCCCTCACTGCCCTGTGAGATCTCAGCTCCTGAGGAATGTCTGTGGACGGACCTGATGATCGAGAAGCAGGTGCACGGACGTCAGGCCAACCACTATGCCTGCGTCAAGAGGGCGGATGGCTCCTGCTCCTGGTACCGCGGCGTCGCACCGCCCAAGAAAGAGTTCCTCGATGCTGAGGACCCTTAG